A region of Paenibacillus sp. 37 DNA encodes the following proteins:
- the pstB gene encoding phosphate ABC transporter ATP-binding protein PstB — protein sequence MKDLIHIENLNLYYDTHHALKNISMDLPEKTVTAFIGPSGCGKSTLLRTLNRMNDMIPGVRVEGQVMLSGSDIYSNEIEVETLRKRVGMVFQQPNPFPKSIYDNVAYGPRLHGVTQKAELDQLVEQSLVHAALWDEVKDVLKKSALSLSGGQQQRLCIARALAVQPDVLLMDEATSALDPISTLKIEELVKELHHKYTIVMVTHNMHQAARVSGRTVFFLNGEVVEAADTETLFSTPQDSRTEDYISGRFG from the coding sequence ATGAAGGACCTCATTCACATTGAAAATCTTAATTTATATTATGATACGCATCACGCGCTTAAAAATATATCGATGGATCTGCCGGAAAAAACCGTTACTGCGTTCATCGGGCCGTCAGGTTGTGGTAAATCGACATTGCTTCGCACGTTAAACCGGATGAATGACATGATTCCGGGTGTTCGTGTGGAAGGACAGGTTATGCTGAGTGGCTCCGATATCTACAGTAACGAGATTGAAGTGGAGACACTGCGTAAACGAGTTGGCATGGTGTTCCAACAACCGAACCCTTTTCCAAAATCCATATACGATAACGTCGCTTATGGACCGCGCTTGCACGGGGTAACCCAAAAGGCTGAACTGGATCAGTTGGTGGAACAAAGTCTTGTCCATGCTGCCCTATGGGATGAAGTGAAGGATGTTTTGAAAAAGTCGGCACTTAGTTTGTCTGGCGGACAACAACAGCGTCTCTGTATTGCGCGGGCGCTGGCTGTACAGCCTGACGTTCTGCTGATGGATGAAGCAACGTCTGCACTCGACCCGATCTCCACATTGAAGATTGAGGAGCTGGTGAAGGAATTGCATCACAAGTACACGATCGTTATGGTTACCCACAATATGCACCAGGCGGCACGGGTATCTGGACGCACGGTATTTTTCCTGAATGGTGAAGTGGTGGAGGCAGCTGATACGGAGACGTTATTCTCCACACCGCAAGATTCCCGGACCGAGGATTATATATCTGGAAGGTTCGGTTAA
- a CDS encoding cupin domain-containing protein, protein MKMSKQNAAHYIWGAQCDGWHLVQNDKLSIIHERMPAGTAETRHYHSVSRQFFFILSGEACMELNGEMFVLENHEGIEIAPGMPHQMMNRSNEEVEFLVISNPGTRGDRIELDSR, encoded by the coding sequence ATGAAAATGAGCAAACAGAATGCAGCGCATTATATATGGGGTGCACAGTGCGATGGCTGGCACCTTGTTCAAAACGATAAATTGAGCATCATTCATGAGCGAATGCCTGCAGGAACGGCTGAAACACGACATTACCATTCGGTAAGCCGTCAGTTTTTTTTCATCCTCAGCGGTGAAGCATGTATGGAACTTAATGGTGAAATGTTCGTGCTGGAAAACCATGAAGGAATAGAGATTGCCCCCGGAATGCCGCATCAAATGATGAATCGCAGCAACGAAGAAGTGGAGTTTCTCGTTATTTCCAATCCAGGCACCCGTGGGGACCGAATTGAACTGGATTCAAGGTAG
- a CDS encoding SDR family oxidoreductase has translation MSTNTQQNQKTMPAQHQDQRPGIESEMHPRPEFEKPEYKAAGKLTGKVALITGGDSGIGRAVAVTYAKEGADIAIVYLNEHEDAKETKRQVEQEGRKCILIAGDIGDDAFAKKTVQQTVDELGKLDIVVNNAAEQHPQQNLEDITPEQLERTFRTNIFGMFYVTQAALPHLKKGSTIINTTSITAYRGSPTLLDYSSTKGAITSFTRSLSMNVIEKGIRVNAVAPGPIWTPLIPSTFDEKKVSEFGATQPMKRPGQPDELAPAYVYLASDDSSYVSGQVMHVNGGEVVNG, from the coding sequence ATGTCAACCAATACACAACAAAATCAAAAAACAATGCCAGCACAGCACCAGGATCAACGCCCCGGAATTGAATCGGAGATGCATCCCAGACCGGAGTTTGAAAAGCCTGAATACAAGGCAGCAGGTAAACTGACGGGTAAGGTAGCGCTCATTACAGGGGGGGACAGTGGGATCGGACGTGCTGTTGCTGTTACGTATGCCAAGGAAGGCGCGGATATCGCCATTGTATATCTGAACGAGCACGAAGATGCCAAGGAAACGAAGCGTCAGGTCGAACAGGAAGGACGCAAGTGCATCTTGATAGCCGGAGATATTGGTGATGATGCCTTTGCGAAGAAGACGGTTCAGCAGACAGTGGATGAACTGGGCAAACTGGACATTGTCGTGAATAACGCTGCAGAACAGCACCCACAACAGAATCTGGAGGATATTACGCCAGAACAACTGGAGCGAACATTCCGTACTAATATCTTCGGTATGTTCTATGTGACGCAGGCAGCCCTGCCACATCTGAAGAAGGGCAGTACGATTATTAACACGACATCCATCACAGCCTATCGCGGGAGCCCGACCCTGCTTGATTATTCCTCTACCAAAGGAGCTATCACTTCGTTCACACGTTCTCTGTCGATGAATGTGATTGAGAAGGGGATCCGTGTGAATGCCGTGGCACCAGGTCCGATCTGGACACCGCTCATTCCATCCACCTTTGATGAGAAAAAGGTAAGCGAGTTCGGTGCAACGCAACCGATGAAGCGACCGGGACAACCGGATGAACTGGCTCCAGCCTATGTATATCTTGCTTCAGATGATTCCTCGTATGTGAGCGGACAGGTAATGCATGTGAACGGCGGTGAAGTGGTAAACGGGTAA
- a CDS encoding histidine kinase N-terminal 7TM domain-containing protein, whose product MESHINSYITLVATSAVLNVFLCLYTYFRRSEIPSSKIFILYTAALSIYTFGYAIELASNTLEQMKFWTTVEYIGMPFSASLGLMLMIKYTGKTLSKKVTAALFVIPSITLVMVATNDYHHLFYKKVWLRVDSPVPLMDIAVGQWYVVHGAFTFSCLLCACLILIAQWKHTKKMYRRQLLTLITSQIIPMVAAFLYLLGLTPGGMDPVPVLMCITSAMYIWAILSSRLLTIVPIAKDSIFESMREGVIVLDSSNRLVDYNRSLRDMLPELNTTMVGQLLDDIWLNLAGETFPVDYHKEGLQTDLYWQLNGETVCYQVRTSYVYNKDAQIVGSLIMLIDITEQRFLQEQLKQLAYFDGLTKIYNRTQFLHKGRKMLSEAQLNLQPVSFILFDIDYFKRINDTYGHDVGDQALIHVVSVCNRFLRPEMLFARYGGEEFVIALPNTSLQEAENLAERLRVALLNDPLDVKGVPITLTSSFGIAQYNGGSDSLESLLRDADTALYESKRNGRNAVRAYTVSST is encoded by the coding sequence ATGGAATCGCATATTAATTCATATATAACACTCGTAGCCACTTCAGCCGTGCTGAATGTCTTTTTGTGTTTATATACCTATTTCAGAAGATCCGAAATCCCCAGCTCCAAAATATTCATTCTCTACACAGCAGCACTCTCCATTTACACTTTTGGTTATGCGATTGAGCTGGCCAGTAACACACTGGAGCAAATGAAGTTCTGGACTACCGTGGAGTATATAGGCATGCCTTTCTCCGCATCCCTTGGTCTCATGTTGATGATAAAGTACACAGGAAAAACGTTATCCAAAAAGGTAACTGCCGCATTGTTTGTAATCCCTTCCATTACTTTAGTTATGGTTGCAACCAATGACTATCATCATCTTTTCTATAAAAAAGTATGGCTGAGAGTAGATAGTCCAGTTCCTCTGATGGATATTGCAGTAGGTCAATGGTATGTTGTACACGGTGCATTCACGTTCTCCTGTCTGTTATGTGCCTGCCTCATTCTGATTGCACAATGGAAACACACCAAGAAAATGTACCGTCGTCAATTGCTGACTCTGATTACTTCACAGATTATTCCTATGGTCGCAGCTTTTCTGTATTTGCTTGGTTTGACTCCTGGCGGGATGGACCCCGTACCCGTACTCATGTGTATTACCTCTGCCATGTATATTTGGGCCATTCTATCCTCTCGTCTCCTGACCATCGTACCCATCGCCAAAGACAGTATTTTCGAGAGCATGCGTGAAGGGGTTATTGTACTGGATAGTTCCAATCGACTCGTTGATTACAATAGATCTCTGCGTGACATGTTGCCAGAGCTTAATACAACCATGGTTGGCCAACTCTTGGATGATATATGGCTTAATCTTGCTGGAGAGACGTTCCCAGTTGATTATCACAAAGAAGGATTGCAAACCGATCTGTACTGGCAGTTAAATGGAGAAACCGTCTGTTATCAGGTCAGGACATCTTACGTGTATAACAAGGATGCACAGATTGTAGGTAGTCTGATTATGCTCATTGATATAACGGAACAACGCTTCTTGCAAGAACAACTCAAACAACTGGCTTATTTTGATGGTCTGACCAAAATCTATAATCGCACTCAATTTTTGCATAAGGGGCGGAAAATGTTGAGCGAAGCTCAACTTAATCTGCAACCTGTTTCATTTATTTTATTTGATATTGATTACTTTAAACGCATCAACGATACGTACGGGCATGATGTTGGCGATCAGGCCCTCATTCATGTAGTCTCCGTATGTAATCGTTTTTTGCGACCTGAGATGTTGTTCGCTCGTTATGGAGGAGAAGAGTTTGTCATCGCTCTTCCGAATACCTCGCTTCAAGAAGCCGAGAATCTTGCCGAGCGACTGAGAGTTGCCTTATTGAATGACCCCCTGGATGTTAAGGGAGTGCCTATTACACTGACCTCAAGCTTTGGTATTGCCCAGTACAATGGAGGGTCAGATTCGCTGGAGTCCTTATTACGCGACGCTGATACTGCCTTGTACGAATCCAAGCGCAATGGTCGAAATGCAGTGCGTGCGTATACTGTGAGTTCAACCTAA
- a CDS encoding methyl-accepting chemotaxis protein gives MPMLLEVKPDHPHVVLHNEDIATPEQQPCEVKVVAEEPVIHLHDYYRQVPVAGVHTTCGEAAAMMNQDQEHPCIVLCDEQMKPTGLLMRETLYRMLNGRFAADLFYRKPVKQVVNTSPVIADIQMEASTIIDIALGRDEQHFYDCLLVTDQGRLLGVLTMRDVMSLSRRLQQAVTEERIRTVTESRQEISRINDAVTKLVNAANQTVHEAREIMALSKQGEESLKHVDASYNRVHQHMESQGQHADHMLNSIKTGSGMAQSIRSLADQSGLLALNASIEAAHAGEYGRGFQIVAGEIRALAKQTREVAGNMSSLLENIGGLTLQTVELVKASGAEIDDSSVHVTAGGATFRQLNSAVRDLSRIAEEIAMEGGKAGEVAEHIRTKLDEMVSNSE, from the coding sequence ATGCCCATGTTGCTCGAAGTGAAACCTGACCACCCTCATGTTGTTTTACATAATGAAGATATAGCGACACCCGAACAGCAGCCTTGTGAAGTAAAGGTGGTTGCTGAAGAACCTGTAATCCATTTGCATGACTATTATCGTCAGGTACCTGTCGCCGGAGTCCATACCACCTGTGGAGAAGCTGCCGCGATGATGAATCAGGATCAGGAACACCCATGTATTGTGCTGTGTGATGAGCAGATGAAACCTACTGGATTGTTAATGCGAGAGACGTTATATCGGATGTTAAATGGCCGTTTTGCCGCAGATCTATTCTACCGTAAGCCGGTCAAACAAGTAGTGAATACATCTCCCGTTATTGCAGATATTCAAATGGAAGCCTCAACAATTATTGATATTGCACTTGGACGGGATGAACAGCATTTCTACGATTGTCTGCTGGTTACGGACCAAGGCAGACTGCTTGGTGTGCTGACGATGCGTGACGTAATGTCGCTATCTCGCAGATTGCAACAGGCTGTTACGGAAGAGCGCATACGTACAGTAACCGAGAGTAGACAGGAGATATCCAGAATCAACGATGCGGTCACCAAGCTGGTGAATGCAGCGAATCAGACCGTTCATGAGGCCCGTGAGATCATGGCATTGTCCAAGCAGGGCGAAGAGAGTTTGAAACACGTTGATGCTTCCTATAACCGGGTACATCAGCATATGGAGAGTCAAGGTCAACATGCGGATCACATGCTGAATTCGATCAAAACAGGCTCAGGCATGGCACAATCCATTCGCTCCCTGGCAGATCAAAGTGGTCTCCTCGCCCTGAATGCTTCCATCGAAGCAGCTCATGCTGGTGAATATGGACGAGGTTTTCAGATTGTTGCAGGTGAGATTCGAGCGCTCGCAAAACAGACCCGTGAGGTTGCGGGGAACATGTCTTCATTGTTAGAGAATATTGGTGGATTGACCCTTCAGACTGTTGAACTGGTTAAGGCAAGCGGAGCGGAGATTGACGACAGTTCGGTGCATGTCACCGCAGGGGGAGCAACGTTCCGACAACTGAACAGTGCGGTGAGAGATTTGTCTCGTATAGCAGAGGAGATCGCCATGGAAGGCGGGAAAGCTGGAGAAGTTGCAGAGCACATTCGTACGAAGCTGGATGAGATGGTTTCAAATAGTGAGTAA
- the mdh gene encoding malate dehydrogenase, with amino-acid sequence MTIQRKKITVVGAGFTGATTALMLAQKELGDVVLVDIPQLENPTKGKALDMMEASPVQGFDSHIVGTSNYEDTAGSEIVIITAGIARKPGMSRDDLVNTNAGIVKSVCENVKKYCPDSIVIILSNPVDAMTYAAYQTLGFPKNRVIGQSGVLDTARYCTFIAQELNVSVEDVRGFVLGGHGDDMVPLVRYSSVGGIPIDTLIPADRIESIVQRTRVGGGEIVNLLGNGSAYYAPAASLVQMTEAILKDKKRIIPVIAYLEGEYGYNDLFLGVPTILGGNGIEKIFELDLTAEEKAGLDKSADSVRNVISVVNL; translated from the coding sequence TTGACTATTCAGCGCAAAAAAATCACAGTAGTCGGCGCCGGTTTTACCGGTGCTACGACCGCATTAATGCTTGCCCAAAAAGAACTCGGGGATGTTGTGCTGGTTGATATTCCTCAACTGGAGAACCCGACGAAGGGGAAAGCACTCGATATGATGGAAGCAAGTCCTGTTCAAGGATTTGACAGTCATATCGTCGGTACTTCCAACTACGAAGATACTGCAGGTTCTGAGATTGTAATCATCACCGCTGGTATCGCCCGTAAACCGGGTATGAGCCGCGACGATCTGGTCAATACGAATGCGGGTATCGTGAAGTCCGTTTGTGAAAATGTGAAAAAATATTGCCCTGATTCCATCGTCATTATTCTAAGCAACCCGGTGGATGCGATGACTTATGCAGCTTATCAGACCCTTGGTTTTCCTAAAAACCGTGTTATTGGTCAGTCAGGTGTTCTGGATACAGCACGTTATTGTACTTTCATTGCGCAAGAGTTGAACGTATCTGTTGAAGATGTTCGTGGATTCGTTCTTGGTGGTCACGGAGACGACATGGTGCCACTCGTTCGTTATTCGAGCGTAGGTGGTATTCCGATTGACACACTGATTCCTGCAGACCGCATTGAGTCCATTGTTCAACGCACACGTGTAGGCGGTGGTGAGATTGTGAATCTGCTTGGTAACGGCAGTGCATATTACGCACCGGCAGCTTCACTTGTTCAGATGACGGAAGCGATTTTGAAAGACAAGAAACGTATCATTCCAGTGATCGCTTATCTTGAAGGTGAATATGGCTACAATGATCTGTTCCTCGGTGTACCAACCATTCTGGGTGGTAACGGCATTGAGAAAATATTCGAACTTGACCTGACTGCGGAAGAAAAAGCAGGATTGGACAAATCGGCTGATTCGGTTCGCAACGTCATTTCGGTAGTAAACCTGTAA
- a CDS encoding response regulator transcription factor → MAQRLLVIEDEPTLSRLLTYNLTQEGYDVTAEDHGSAGYDRALSQEFDLILLDLMLPGMNGLDILNKLRIQGVSTPVIILTAKNGEAEVVQGLKSGADDYITKPFGVSELLARVDAVLRRYSNGEDLPQLEDKDGSRIILGELEIYPLKYEVTLGGQSISLRPKEFEVLLYLAKKPGVVLTRDDLMNAVWGFDYIGGQRTVDVHVSSLRKKLELDPESVHIDSIRGVGYKLVVKRKAPHHSS, encoded by the coding sequence ATGGCACAGCGTTTACTAGTTATTGAAGATGAACCTACATTATCAAGATTACTCACGTATAACCTGACACAGGAAGGTTACGACGTTACGGCAGAGGATCACGGATCTGCAGGATATGATCGGGCCTTGTCCCAGGAATTTGATCTCATTTTGCTGGATCTGATGCTTCCGGGCATGAATGGTCTGGACATTCTGAACAAGTTAAGAATACAAGGTGTAAGTACACCGGTTATCATTCTGACGGCCAAGAACGGTGAAGCCGAGGTTGTACAGGGACTGAAATCGGGTGCCGATGATTATATTACCAAACCATTTGGTGTATCTGAGTTATTAGCCCGAGTAGATGCGGTATTAAGACGTTATTCCAATGGCGAAGATTTACCACAGCTTGAGGACAAAGATGGCTCACGAATTATTCTGGGAGAGCTGGAGATCTATCCTTTGAAATATGAAGTGACACTGGGTGGACAATCCATCAGTCTGCGTCCGAAAGAGTTCGAAGTACTTCTATATTTGGCTAAAAAGCCGGGTGTGGTACTGACAAGGGATGATCTGATGAACGCAGTGTGGGGCTTCGATTATATCGGAGGTCAACGAACCGTGGATGTTCACGTCAGTTCATTACGTAAAAAGCTGGAGTTGGACCCGGAATCGGTTCATATTGATTCCATTCGTGGTGTAGGTTATAAATTGGTTGTCAAAAGAAAAGCTCCCCATCATTCAAGTTAG
- the citZ gene encoding citrate synthase has protein sequence MTATKGLEGIVATTSSISSIVDGVLTYRGYDIDDLAEHASFEEVAYLLWFGKLPTTDELKSLRKSLSDYAPIPSELIAQIQLYPKNVSTMAALRSAVSALALYDEQADEMTTEANENKAVKLQAQLPTIVAAIARIRQGKEPVAPKEGASIAENFLYMMTGEEPSETAVKALDQALVLHADHELNASTFAARVTVATLSDIYSGVTSAIGALKGPLHGGANEAVMKMLNEIGTPDRLEAAIQEKLNNREKIMGFGHRVYKNGDPRAKHLQKMSKELGEMNNDTRLYDMSVKIEELVTGQKGLKPNVDFYSASVYTQLEIEQELFTPIFAISRVSGWTAHILEQLADNRIIRPRAEYTGPTEQKYVSIELR, from the coding sequence ATGACAGCTACCAAAGGTCTGGAAGGCATCGTTGCAACAACCTCTTCGATCAGTTCTATTGTAGACGGTGTGCTTACATACCGTGGTTACGATATCGACGATTTGGCTGAACATGCCAGCTTTGAAGAAGTTGCCTATTTGTTGTGGTTTGGTAAATTGCCAACAACAGATGAACTGAAATCCCTTCGTAAAAGCCTGAGCGATTACGCGCCGATTCCGAGCGAGTTGATTGCACAAATCCAATTGTATCCGAAAAACGTCAGTACCATGGCAGCACTTCGTTCCGCTGTCTCTGCACTTGCACTGTACGATGAGCAAGCGGATGAGATGACAACGGAAGCGAATGAGAACAAAGCGGTTAAGTTGCAAGCACAGTTGCCAACGATTGTGGCAGCCATCGCCCGTATCCGTCAGGGCAAAGAACCTGTGGCTCCAAAAGAAGGCGCTTCCATCGCAGAGAACTTTTTATATATGATGACTGGTGAAGAACCATCCGAGACCGCCGTGAAAGCATTGGATCAAGCCCTTGTCCTGCATGCGGATCACGAGTTAAACGCTTCGACATTTGCAGCCCGTGTAACGGTTGCTACGCTGTCAGATATCTATTCCGGTGTGACTTCCGCCATTGGCGCACTGAAGGGACCACTGCATGGCGGTGCTAATGAAGCCGTTATGAAAATGTTGAATGAGATCGGTACGCCTGATCGTCTTGAAGCGGCAATTCAGGAAAAACTGAATAATCGTGAAAAAATCATGGGCTTTGGACATCGGGTGTACAAAAACGGTGATCCACGCGCCAAACATCTACAGAAGATGTCCAAGGAACTTGGCGAGATGAACAATGATACGCGTTTGTATGATATGTCTGTGAAGATCGAGGAACTGGTAACAGGACAAAAAGGACTGAAGCCTAACGTAGACTTCTATTCTGCTTCTGTATATACCCAACTGGAGATCGAACAGGAATTGTTCACTCCGATCTTTGCGATCAGCCGGGTTTCTGGATGGACTGCTCATATTTTGGAACAGCTTGCGGACAATCGTATTATTCGTCCACGTGCGGAGTACACTGGGCCTACAGAACAGAAATACGTTTCTATTGAACTTCGCTAA
- the pnpS gene encoding two-component system histidine kinase PnpS: MRPFRIRLAIIMMVLIGVSVIVAGYTMGRVFKTTHITALEQTMVREINLLKATFPFHDASDPTSEATRKYYSDRALELDRLTDSRVTFINKDGMVIGDSESDPASMDNHLNREEIKGAVGDGYGQSIRYSETLGQDMLYVALPVNSDQSDMIEMPSGKFDGYIRLSMSLHAVDQGLQRGWMIMFAALGLLFLIVAFVSYRVARGLTSPIEHITKVAHRITKLEYDARVDVTRRDEIGQLGLAINGMADSLQSQLKTIRDNEALLQSVLANMTGGIVMIDAGQSIALVNREAERMLGIQAGKVTSKPYTELKRHYELTRTIEESVALKERMHEEVSVFNPEEKLIRIDGVPMSEDDGSYRGMLFLLQDVTAIRRLESMRSEFVANVSHELKTPVAAVKGFAETLLSGGVQDKETERSFLKIIYDEGDRLNRLIGDILELSKIESKRAPLQCSPVHVHSFFEMVLGTLSKVAEKKQIRLEMHVPEELYIEADEDKMKQIFINLLSNGINYTPDGGRVKLQVTMDNDDEVVFAVSDTGIGIPKKDLPRIFERFYRVDKGRSRNSGGTGLGLSIVKHLVELHHGKLSVESELGMGTTFRVILPFIQEEEM; the protein is encoded by the coding sequence ATGAGACCGTTTCGAATTCGCCTTGCCATCATTATGATGGTGCTGATCGGTGTATCCGTCATTGTAGCTGGATATACGATGGGCAGAGTGTTTAAAACTACGCATATAACCGCATTGGAGCAAACCATGGTACGCGAGATTAATCTGCTCAAAGCCACTTTTCCATTCCATGATGCAAGTGATCCAACCTCGGAAGCCACGCGAAAGTATTATTCAGATCGAGCGCTGGAACTGGATCGACTGACGGATTCCCGTGTAACCTTCATCAATAAAGACGGCATGGTCATTGGAGATTCCGAGAGTGATCCGGCATCGATGGATAATCACTTGAACCGTGAGGAGATTAAGGGTGCCGTCGGAGATGGATACGGGCAATCCATACGTTACAGTGAGACATTGGGACAAGACATGCTGTATGTAGCGCTACCTGTGAATTCGGATCAAAGTGACATGATTGAAATGCCCAGCGGAAAATTTGATGGCTACATCCGCCTTTCAATGAGTCTGCATGCGGTTGATCAGGGCCTCCAGCGTGGTTGGATGATTATGTTTGCTGCACTTGGACTACTGTTCTTAATTGTCGCGTTTGTCAGTTATCGGGTTGCACGCGGACTAACCTCCCCCATTGAGCACATTACAAAAGTGGCTCATCGGATCACCAAGCTGGAATACGATGCGAGAGTTGATGTGACGCGTAGAGATGAGATCGGACAGTTGGGGCTTGCGATCAACGGAATGGCAGACAGCTTGCAGTCCCAGCTGAAGACGATTCGTGACAATGAAGCGTTGCTACAGAGTGTCCTTGCTAACATGACTGGAGGCATTGTCATGATCGATGCAGGGCAGTCCATTGCATTGGTTAATCGGGAAGCGGAGCGTATGCTTGGTATTCAGGCAGGAAAGGTTACGAGTAAGCCTTATACTGAATTGAAGAGACACTACGAATTAACACGTACCATTGAAGAGAGTGTTGCATTGAAAGAACGGATGCATGAAGAAGTGAGTGTGTTCAACCCGGAGGAAAAACTGATCCGTATTGATGGCGTACCGATGTCCGAAGATGATGGTAGTTATCGAGGCATGTTGTTCCTGTTGCAGGACGTGACGGCGATTCGCCGATTGGAGTCGATGCGCAGTGAGTTTGTCGCGAATGTCTCACATGAGCTCAAGACACCTGTTGCTGCGGTCAAGGGCTTTGCCGAAACGTTGCTCAGTGGCGGGGTACAGGATAAGGAAACGGAGCGTTCATTCCTGAAAATCATCTATGATGAAGGAGATCGACTTAACCGATTAATTGGGGATATTCTGGAGTTATCCAAAATTGAATCGAAACGCGCACCGCTGCAATGTTCACCTGTTCATGTACACTCTTTCTTCGAAATGGTGCTGGGCACCTTGTCCAAGGTGGCGGAGAAAAAGCAGATTCGTCTGGAAATGCATGTTCCGGAGGAACTGTACATTGAAGCGGATGAGGACAAGATGAAGCAGATTTTCATCAATCTGTTATCCAACGGAATCAATTATACCCCCGATGGTGGACGAGTGAAGCTACAGGTGACAATGGATAACGATGATGAAGTTGTCTTTGCGGTGTCGGATACCGGAATTGGCATACCGAAAAAAGATTTGCCGCGAATCTTCGAACGGTTCTATCGTGTTGACAAAGGCAGATCCCGTAATTCAGGGGGCACAGGTCTTGGACTTTCCATCGTTAAACATCTGGTGGAACTGCATCATGGCAAATTGTCTGTAGAGAGTGAGCTGGGCATGGGGACAACGTTCCGTGTGATCCTTCCATTCATTCAGGAAGAAGAGATGTAG
- the icd gene encoding NADP-dependent isocitrate dehydrogenase, with protein sequence MKLEKFAHPTEGEKIQIDNGTLQVPSNPIIPFIEGDGTGRDIWKASKRVLDAAVEKAYDGNKKIAWYEVFAGQKAFDTYGEWLPNDTLEAIREYIVAIKGPLTTPIGGGIRSLNVALRQELDLYTCLRPVRYFDGVPSPVKRPELVDMVIFRENTEDIYAGIEYAEGSEEVKKVIQFLQQEMGANKIRFPETSGIGIKPVSSEGSKRLVRAAVQYAIDHNRKTVTLVHKGNIMKFTEGAFKNWGYEVAEEEFADKVFTWAQYDIIKENEGTDAANAAQKAAEDAGKIIVKDAIADIALQQVLTRPGEFDVIATLNLNGDYLSDALAAQVGGIGIAPGANINYVTGHAIFEATHGTAPKYADKDVVNPGSVILSGVMLLEHLGWQEAANLIYKGMETSINNKTVTYDFARLMDGATEVKCSEFADQIIKNL encoded by the coding sequence ATGAAATTAGAAAAATTTGCTCACCCAACTGAAGGCGAAAAAATCCAAATTGATAACGGTACTCTTCAAGTACCTAGTAATCCAATCATTCCATTTATCGAAGGTGACGGTACAGGCCGTGATATCTGGAAAGCTTCCAAACGTGTATTGGATGCAGCTGTTGAAAAAGCTTATGATGGCAACAAAAAAATCGCATGGTATGAAGTGTTTGCTGGACAAAAAGCATTCGATACATACGGTGAGTGGTTGCCGAATGATACACTGGAAGCCATTCGTGAGTATATCGTAGCGATCAAAGGACCATTGACTACGCCAATCGGTGGCGGTATTCGTTCCCTGAACGTGGCCCTGCGTCAAGAGCTTGACCTGTACACATGCTTGCGTCCTGTTCGTTATTTCGACGGTGTACCTTCTCCGGTTAAACGTCCTGAGTTGGTAGACATGGTCATTTTCCGTGAGAATACGGAAGATATCTATGCAGGAATCGAGTATGCTGAAGGTTCTGAAGAAGTGAAAAAAGTGATCCAGTTCCTGCAACAGGAGATGGGTGCTAACAAAATCCGTTTCCCTGAGACTTCCGGTATTGGTATCAAACCAGTTTCTTCCGAAGGTTCGAAACGTCTGGTACGTGCAGCAGTGCAGTACGCAATTGACCATAACCGTAAGACGGTTACATTGGTACACAAAGGTAATATCATGAAATTCACAGAAGGTGCCTTCAAAAACTGGGGATATGAAGTGGCTGAAGAAGAGTTCGCTGACAAAGTATTCACATGGGCACAATACGACATCATCAAAGAAAACGAAGGTACAGATGCAGCGAATGCAGCACAAAAAGCTGCTGAAGATGCTGGTAAAATCATCGTAAAAGATGCGATTGCCGATATCGCTCTGCAACAAGTATTGACTCGTCCAGGCGAATTTGATGTTATCGCAACATTGAACCTGAACGGTGACTATCTGTCCGATGCACTTGCAGCGCAAGTTGGCGGAATTGGTATCGCTCCTGGAGCGAACATCAACTACGTAACAGGACATGCTATCTTCGAAGCAACTCACGGTACTGCACCTAAATACGCTGACAAAGATGTCGTGAACCCTGGTTCCGTTATTCTGTCCGGAGTAATGTTGCTTGAGCACTTGGGATGGCAAGAAGCAGCTAACCTGATCTACAAAGGTATGGAAACATCCATTAACAATAAAACAGTAACGTATGACTTTGCACGTCTGATGGACGGCGCTACTGAAGTGAAATGTTCTGAATTCGCGGATCAAATCATTAAAAACCTGTAA